A region of Helicoverpa zea isolate HzStark_Cry1AcR chromosome 16, ilHelZeax1.1, whole genome shotgun sequence DNA encodes the following proteins:
- the LOC124637414 gene encoding myosin heavy chain, muscle isoform X11, whose translation MPKPVVQEGEDPDPTPYLFVSLEQKRIDQSKPYDGKKACWVPDEKEGFLQGEIKATKGELVTVSLPGGETKDFKKDLVAQVNPPKYEKCEDMSNLTYLNDASVLYNLKQRYYHKLIYTYSGLFCVAINPYKRFPVYTTRCAKLYRGKRRSEVPPHIFAISDGAYVNMLTNHENQSMLITGESGAGKTENTKKVIAYFATVGASQKKDPSQEKKGSLEDQVVQTNPVLEAFGNAKTVRNDNSSRFGKFIRIHFGPSGKLAGADIETYLLEKARVISQQALERSYHIFYQMMSGSVPGLKALCLLSNDVNDYNIVSQGKTSIPGVDDGEEMRLTDQAMDVLGFTQEEKDNVYKITAAVMHMGRMQFKQRGREEQAEADGTEDGDKVAKLLGVEMQDLYKNLLKPRIKVGNEFVTQGRNKDQVTNSVGALCKGMFDRLFKWLVKKCNETLDTKQKRQHFIGVLDIAGFEIFDFNGFEQLCINFTNEKLQQFFNHHMFVLEQEEYQREGIEWTFIDFGMDLQNCIDLIEKPMGILSILEEESMFPKATDQTFVEKLNNNHLGKSAPYLKPKPPKPGCQAAHFAIGHYAGNVGYNITGWLEKNKDPLNDTVVDQFKKGQNKLLVEIFADHPGQSGDAGGGGGKGGRGKKGGGFATVSSAYREQLNNLMTTLRSTQPHFVRCIIPNELKQPGLIDSHLVMHQLTCNGVLEGIRICRKGFPNRMVYPDFKLRYKILAPQAVEKESDPKKIAQVILEATGLDVESYRLGHTKVFFRAGVLGQMEELRDDRLSKIVSWLQAYIRGYLSRKEYKKLQEQRLALQVVQRNLRKYLQLRTWPWWKLWQKVKPLLNVTRVEDELAKLEEKAQKAQEAFEKEEKLRKELEGLNAKLLEEKTALLASIEGKEGSLSEVQERAAKLNAQKADLELQLRDTQDRLTQEEDARNQLFQAKKKLEQEVSGLKKDVEDLELSVQKSEQDKATKDHQIRNLNDEIAHQDELINKLNKEKKLQGESNQKTSEELQAAEDKVNHLNKVKQKLEQTLDELEDSLEREKKLRADVEKQRRKVEGDLKLTQEAVADLERNKKELEQTIQRKDKEISSLTAKLEDEQSLVSKLQKQIKELQGRIEELEEEVESERQARAKAEKQRADLARELEELGERLEEAGGATSAQIELNKKREAELSKLRRDLEEANIQHESTLANLRKKHNDAVSEMGEQLDQLNKLKAKAEKERSQYFSEVNDLRAGLDHVSNEKAAQEKIVKQLQHQLNEVQSKADEANRTLNDLDAAKKKLSIENSDLLRQLEEAESQVSQLSKIKVSLTTQLEDTKRLADEEARERATLLGKFRNLEHDLDNIREQVEEEAEGKADLQRQLSKANAEAQLWRSKYESEGVARSEELEEAKRKLQARLAEAEETIESLNQKVVALEKTKQRLATEVEDLQLEVDRATAIANAAEKKQKAFDKIIGEWKLKVDDLAAELDASQKECRNYSTELFRLKGAYEEGQEQLEAVRRENKNLADEVKDLLDQIGEGGRNIHEIEKARKRLEAEKDELQAALEEAEAALEQEENKVLRAQLELSQVRQEIDRRIQEKEEEFENTRKNHQRALDSMQASLEAEAKGKAEALRMKKKLEADINELEIALDHANKANAEAQKNIKRYQAQIKDLQTALEEEQRARDDAREQLGISERRANALQNELEESRTLLEQADRARRQAEQELGDAHEQLNELSAQSASLSAAKRKLESELQTLHSDLDELLNEAKNSEEKAKKAMVDAARLADELRAEQDHAQTQEKLRKALEQQIKELQVRLDEAEANALKGGKKAIQKLEQRVRELENELDGEQRRHADAQKNLRKSERRIKELTFQAEEDRKNHERMQDLVDKLQQKIKTYKRQIEEAEEIAALNLAKFRKAQQELEEAEERADLAEQAISKFRGKGRAGSAARGVSPAPQRSRPAFADGFGTFPPRFDLAPEDF comes from the exons ATGCCGAAGCCAGTAGTCCAAGAGGGCGAGGACCCCGATCCGACTCCGTACCTGTTCGTGTCTCTGGAACAGAAGCGTATCGACCAGAGCAAGCCCTACGATGGCAAGAAGGCATGCTGGGTGCCTGACGAAAAGGAGGGTTTCCTCCAGGGCGAGATCAAGGCCACCAAGGGTGAGCTGGTGACCGTCAGCCTGCCTGGTGGTGAG ACCAAAGACTTCAAGAAAGATCTTGTTGCTCAAGTCAACCCACCTAAGTACGAGAAATGCGAGGACATGTCTAACTTGACATACCTCAACGACGCTTCTGTTTTGTATAACTTGAAGCAGAGATATTACCATAAACTTATTTAC ACGTACTCGGGTCTCTTCTGTGTGGCTATCAACCCCTACAAGAGGTTCCCCGTGTACACCACACGATGCGCCAAGCTCTACCGTGGCAAGCGTCGTTCGGAGGTGCCCCCTCACATCTTCGCCATTTCCGACGGTGCCTACGTCAACATGTTGACCAACCACGAGAATCAATCTATGTTGATTAC CGGTGAGTCTGGTGCCGGAAAGACTGAGAACACGAAGAAGGTAATTGCGTACTTCGCCACCGTCGGTGCCTCCCAAAAGAAGGACCCGTCCCAGGAGAAGAAGGGCTCCCTTGAAGACCAGGTCGTACAGACTAACCCTGTACTTGAAGCCTTCGGTAACGCCAAGACCGTCCGTAACGACAACTCGTCTCGTTTC GGTAAATTCATCCGTATCCACTTCGGACCCTCCGGTAAACTGGCTGGTGCTGATATCGAGACCT ATCTGCTCGAGAAGGCCCGTGTCATCTCCCAACAGGCTCTTGAGCGTTCTTACCACATCTTCTACCAGATGATGTCTGGCTCCGTTCCTGGACTTAAGG CTCTGTGTTTACTATCCAACGACGTCAATGACTACAACATCGTGTCGCAAGGCAAGACTAGTATTCCTGGCGTTGATGACGGCGAGGAAATGAGACTTACCGAC CAAGCCATGGACGTCCTGGGCTTCACCCAGGAAGAGAAGGACAACGTATACAAGATCACCGCCGCTGTCATGCACATGGGTCGCATGCAGTTCAAGCAGAGAGGTCGCGAGGAACAGGCTGAGGCCGACGGCACTGAG GATGGTGACAAGGTTGCCAAGCTCCTCGGTGTTGAGATGCAGGACCTCTACAAGAACTTGTTGAAGCCCCGCATCAAGGTCGGAAACGAGTTCGTCACCCAGGGTCGTAACAAGGACCAGGTCACCAACTCCGTCGGTGCTCTCTGCAAGGGCATGTTCGATCGTCTCTTCAAGTGGCTCGTGAAGAAGTGTAACGAGACCCTAGACACCAAGCAGAAGAGGCAGCACTTCATCGGTGTACTGGATATCGCCGGTTTCGAGATCTTCGAC TTCAACGGTTTTGAACAACTCTGCATTAACTTCACCAACGAGAAACTTCAGCAGTTCTTTAACCATCACATGTTCGTTCTGGAGCAAGAAGAGTACCAGCGCGAAGGCATCGAATGGACATTCATTGACTTTGGCATGGATCTGCAAAATTGCATTGACCTTATTGAAAAG CCCATGGGTATCCTCTCCATCCTTGAGGAAGAGTCTATGTTCCCCAAAGCCACCGACCAGACCTTCGTTGAGAAGTTGAACAACAACCACTTGGGCAAGTCTGCTCCTTACCTGAAGCCGAAGCCGCCCAAGCCCGGTTGCCAGGCCGCTCACTTCGCCATTGGTCACTACGCCGGTAAC GTCGGCTACAACATCACTGGATGGCTTGAGAAGAACAAGGACCCCCTCAACGACACTGTCGTTGACCAGTTCAAGAAGGGTCAGAACAAACTGTTGGTTGAGATCTTTGCTGACCATCCTGGTCAGTCTGGTGATGCCGGTGGCGGTGGTGGCAAGG GAGGTCGCGGTAAGAAGGGCGGTGGTTTCGCTACTGTGTCCTCCGCTTACAGG GAACAACTTAACAACCTGATGACCACCCTGAGGTCTACCCAGCCTCACTTCGTACGTTGTATCATCCCCAACGAGTTGAAGCAGCCTG GTCTCATCGACTCTCACCTTGTGATGCACCAGCTGACCTGTAACGGTGTGCTTGAAGGCATCCGTATTTGCCGTAAAGGTTTCCCCAACAGGATGGTCTACCCCGACTTCAAGCTCCG CTACAAGATCCTGGCCCCTCAAGCTGTGGAAAAGGAATCCGATCCTAAGAAAATCGCTCAAGTCATCCTGGAGGCTACCGGTTTAGACGTCGAGTCCTACCGTCTGGGTCACACCAAG GTATTCTTCCGCGCTGGTGTCCTGGGTCAGATGGAAGAGTTGCGTGACGACAGGCTGTCCAAGATCGTCTCGTGGCTCCAGGCCTACATCCGTGGTTACCTGTCCCGTAAGGAGTACAAGAAGCTGCAGGAACAGAG gttgGCTCTCCAAGTTGTCCAGCGCAACTTGCGCAAGTACCTGCAACTCCGCACCTGGCCCTGGTGGAAGTTGTGGCAGAAGGTCAAGCCCCTCCTCAACGTCACCCGCGTCGAGGATGAGCTCGCG AAACTTGAGGAGAAGGCCCAGAAGGCCCAGGAGGCTTTCGAGAAGGAAGAGAAGCTCCGCAAGGAGCTCGAGGGTCTCAACGCCAAGCTCCTCGAGGAGAAGACCGCTCTGCTTGCCTCCATCGAGGGCAAGGAGGGCTCCCTCTCCGAGGTGCAGGAGCGCGCTGCCAAGCTCAACGCGCAGAAGGCCGACCTCGAGCTCCAGCTCAGG GACACCCAGGACCGCCTTACCCAGGAAGAGGATGCCCGCAACCAGCTCTTCCAGGCTAAGAAGAAGTTGGAACAGGAAGTCTCCGGCCTCAAGAAGGATGTCGAAGACTTGGAACTGTCCGTCCAGAAGTCCGAGCAGGACAAGGCCACCAAGGACCACCAGATCCGCAACTTGAACGACGAGATCGCCCACCAAGACGAGCTCATCAACAAGTTGAACAAGGAGAAGAAGCTCCAGGGAGAGTCCAACCAGAAGACCTCCGAGGAGCTCCAGGCCGCCGAGGACAAGGTCAACCACCTCAACAAGGTCAAGCAGAAGCTCGAGCAGACCCTCGACGAGCTCGAGGACTCTCTGGAGCGCGAGAAGAAGCTGCGCGCCGACGTCGAGAAGCAGAGGAGGAAGGTGGAGGGCGACCTCAAGCTCACCCAGGAGGCCGTCGCCGACCTCGAGCGCAACAAGAAGGAGCTCGAGCAGACCATCCAGCGCAAGGACAAGGAGATCTCGTCCCTTACCGCCAAGCTGGAGGACGAGCAGTCGCTTGTCAGCAAGCTCCAGAAACAGATCAAGGAATTGCAAGGCCGCATCGAAGAGCTCGAGGAGGAGGTCGAATCCGAACGCCAGGCTCGCGCTAAGGCCGAGAAGCAGCGTGCCGACCTCGCCCGCGAGCTCGAGGAGCTGGGTGAGCGCCTTGAGGAAGCCGGTGGCGCCACCTCCGCTCAGATTGAGCTGAACAAGAAGCGCGAGGCTGAGCTCAGCAAGCTGCGCCGCGACCTCGAGGAGGCCAACATCCAGCACGAGTCTACCCTCGCCAACCTCCGCAAGAAGCACAACGATGCCGTCTCGGAGATGGGCGAGCAGCTCGACCAGCTCAACAAGCTCAAGGCCAA GGCTGAGAAAGAGCGCTCTCAGTACTTTAGCGAAGTCAATGACCTTCGTGCCGGACTCGACCATGTGTCCAACGAAAAG GCTGCCCAAGAGAAGATCGTCAAGCAGCTGCAGCACCAGCTCAACGAGGTGCAGAGCAAGGCTGACGAAGCCAACCGCACCCTCAACGACCTGGATGCCGCCAAGAAGAAGCTGTCCATCGAGAACTCCGACCTTCTTCGCCAATTGGAGGAGGCCGAGTCCCAGGTTTCTCAGCTGTCCAAGATCAAGGTGTCCCTCACCACTCAGCTCGAGGACACCAAGAGGCTCGCCGACGAAGAGGCCAGG GAACGCGCCACCCTTCTTGGCAAGTTCCGCAACCTCGAGCACGACCTGGACAACATCCGCGAACAGGTCGAGGAGGAGGCCGAAGGCAAGGCTGATCTTCAACGCCAGCTTTCCAAGGCCAACGCCGAGGCTCAGCTCTGGCGCTCCAAGTACGAGTCCGAGGGCGTGGCCCGCTCCGAGGAACTCGAGGAGGCCAAGCGCAAGCTCCAGGCCCGCCTTGCCGAAGCCGAGGAGACCATTGAGTCCCTCAACCAGAAGGTTGTCGCTCTTGAGAAGACCAAGCAGCGTCTCGCCACCGAGGTCGAGGACCTGCAGCTCGAGGTCGACCGTGCCACCGCCATCGCCAACGCTGCCGAGAAGAAGCAGAAGGCCTTCGACAAGATCATCGGAGAATGGAAGCTCAAGGTTGACGACCTTGCCGCTGAGCTCGACGCCAGCCAGAAGGAGTGCCGCAACTACTCCACTGAGCTGTTCCGTCTCAAGGGTGCCTACGAGGAAGGCCAGGAACAGCTTGAGGCTGTCCGCCGTGAGAACAAGAACCTCGCCGACGAAGTCAAGGACCTCCTTGACCAGATCGGTGAAGGTGGCCGCAACATCCACGAGATCGAGAAGGCCAGGAAGCGCCTTGAGGCCGAGAAGGACGAGCTCCAGGCCGCCCTTGAGGAGGCTGAGGCAGCCCTCGAACAGGAGGAGAACAAGGTTCTCCGCGCTCAGCTTGAGCTGTCCCAGGTCAGGCAGGAGATCGACAGGCGCATCCAAGAGAAGGAGGAGGAGTTCGAGAACACACGCAAGAACCACCAGCGCGCCCTCGACTCCATGCAGGCTTCCCTCGAAGCCGAGGCTAAGGGCAAGGCTGAGGCCCTGCGCATGAAGAAGAAGCTTGAGGCTGACATCAACGAGCTTGAGATCGCTCTTGACCACGCCAACAAGGCTAACGCTGAGGCCCAGAAGAACATCAAGCGCTACCAGGCCCAGATCAAGGACCTCCAGACCGCCCTGGAAGAGGAACAGCGCGCCCGCGACGATGCCCGCGAACAGCTCGGCATCTCAGAACGCCGCGCCAACGCCCTCCAGAACGAGCTCGAGGAGTCCCGCACCCTCCTGGAACAGGCCGACCGCGCCCGCCGCCAGGCCGAACAGGAACTCGGCGACGCTCACGAACAGCTCAACGAGCTGTCCGCCCAGAGCGCCTCCCTGTCCGCTGCCAAGAGGAAACTCGAGTCCGAGCTGCAGACCCTGCACTCCGACCTCGACGAGCTCCTCAACGAGGCTAAGAACTCCGAGGAGAAGGCCAAGAAGGCTATGGTTGACGCCGCCCGTCTTGCCGACGAGCTGCGCGCCGAACAAGACCACGCCCAGACCCAGGAGAAACTCCGCAAGGCTCTTGAGCAACAGATCAAGGAACTGCAAGTCAGGCTGGATGAGGCTGAAGCCAACGCCCTTAAGGGAGGCAAGAAGGCCATCCAGAAACTGGAACAGAGGGTCAGGGAGCTTGAGAACGAGCTTGACGGTGAACAGAGGAGACACGCCGACGCCCAGAAGAACCTCCGCAAGTCAGAGAGGCGCATCAAGGAGCTCACCTTCCAGGCCGAGGAGGACCGCAAGAACCACGAGCGCATGCAGGACCTCGTCGACAAACTGCAACAGAAGATCAAGACCTACAAGAGGCAGATCGAGGAAGCCGAAGAAATCGCCGCCCTCAACTTGGCTAAGTTCCGCAAGGCACAGCAGGAGTTGGAGGAGGCCGAGGAAAGGGCAGACCTTGCCGAGCAGGCCATCAGCAAATTCCGTGGCAAGGGACGTGCGGGTTCCGCTGCGAGAGGAGTCAGTCCGGCG CCCCAGCGCTCGCGTCCCGCCTTCGCTGACGGTTTCGGCACCTTCCCACCTAGGTTCGACCTGGCGCCCGAAGATTTCTAA